The following proteins are encoded in a genomic region of bacterium:
- a CDS encoding saccharopine dehydrogenase NADP-binding domain-containing protein: MKYLLLGAGLQGTAIAHDLLRHAEGTTGLVAVDSDADSLERLAARFGDARFRVAPGYVQDQAFLAPLMKEADVVISAVNYWYNVPLASQAIGQRAHFLDLGGNNDVVAREFALDAAARDAGVAIVPDCGLAPGLAGILGYWLTTRLAKTASLRLRVGGLPLQPRPPMNYKIVFSVEGLINEYIEPAVVIRGGRLDTVPSLTELETLTFPEPFGELEAFQTSGGTSTLPQTLAGRVPELDYKTIRYKGHCAQFRLLRELGLTDDRPLAFPGGEVSPRQMLANRLKNALEMPGPDAVLVLVVAEGWDAAGEPKRLAVRIIDRHDDATGLSAMMRMTGFPAAIIARMLASGTLDAVGACCQELIVPGQDMAAELRRRGIDLVETESRPDEPLPVA; encoded by the coding sequence ATGAAGTACCTTCTGCTCGGTGCCGGCCTGCAGGGCACGGCCATCGCCCACGACCTGCTCCGCCACGCCGAGGGCACCACGGGCCTGGTGGCCGTGGACTCGGACGCCGACTCGCTGGAACGCCTTGCGGCCCGCTTCGGCGACGCCCGGTTCCGCGTGGCGCCCGGTTATGTGCAGGACCAGGCGTTCCTCGCCCCGCTGATGAAGGAAGCCGATGTCGTCATCAGCGCCGTCAACTACTGGTACAACGTGCCCCTGGCCAGCCAGGCCATCGGGCAGCGCGCGCACTTCCTGGACCTCGGGGGCAACAACGACGTCGTGGCCCGCGAATTCGCCCTGGATGCGGCGGCCCGCGATGCGGGCGTGGCCATCGTGCCGGACTGCGGCCTGGCACCGGGCCTGGCCGGCATCCTCGGCTACTGGCTGACGACGCGGCTCGCGAAAACGGCTTCGTTGCGCCTGCGCGTCGGAGGTTTGCCCCTGCAGCCGCGCCCACCGATGAACTACAAGATCGTGTTCTCGGTCGAGGGCCTGATCAATGAGTACATCGAGCCGGCAGTGGTCATTCGCGGCGGCAGGCTCGATACCGTGCCCTCGCTCACCGAGTTGGAGACCCTCACCTTCCCTGAGCCGTTCGGCGAACTCGAGGCGTTCCAGACCAGCGGCGGCACCTCCACGCTGCCGCAGACGCTGGCCGGCCGCGTGCCCGAACTGGACTACAAGACCATCCGCTACAAGGGCCACTGCGCCCAGTTCCGCCTGCTGCGCGAGCTGGGGCTGACCGACGACCGGCCGCTGGCCTTCCCGGGCGGCGAGGTGAGCCCGCGCCAGATGCTGGCCAACCGGCTGAAGAACGCGCTCGAGATGCCCGGCCCGGACGCGGTGCTCGTGCTGGTCGTGGCCGAGGGCTGGGATGCCGCGGGCGAACCGAAGCGGCTGGCGGTGCGCATCATCGACCGGCACGACGACGCCACCGGCCTGTCGGCGATGATGCGCATGACGGGCTTCCCGGCCGCGATCATCGCGCGTATGCTGGCCTCAGGAACGCTGGACGCCGTCGGGGCCTGCTGCCAGGAACTGATCGTGCCGGGGCAGGACATGGCCGCCGAACTGCGGCGCCGCGGCATCGATCTCGTCGAGACCGAAAGCCGGCCCGACGAACCGTTGCCGGTGGCCTGA
- a CDS encoding ABC transporter permease encodes MLKKIGWVARREFAATVMTRSFVIGVLVLPAIIALMTFVMPRMMDERAPRVVGIVAVSDPTGTIAPLLERELSPTSMARRRLDAGTRMREEIATRLPEGAQAVGGAAASAAMEQALATAMGEAPRLRLVVAGEDSLEAWKTRLAGRTRASAADTGAAVALVVIHATAVTAAGGTYGAYDLYVPPKLDDRLQDELRGALARTLVEARIAAAGLEPGLVSAMTEVSGANTRVVTPEGERKSHEALNLLVPAGFMALLLMSVMSTGSQLMTNTVEDKSSRVVEVLLAAASPLELMTGKILAQMGVGLVMLGIYAAMGLATLASFAVLDLVDPLLLVWLVVFYILSYAMMAGLMGAIGAAVNDVSEAGTLMSPVMMMNMLPWLLWLPITRHPDGALAVAMSFLPPVNLYAMLLRMSSSSPPPTWQVWLSVLVAAAGAAGALWFAAKVFRIGLLMTGKPPSFRTLVRWVRMS; translated from the coding sequence ATGCTGAAGAAGATCGGCTGGGTCGCCCGGCGCGAGTTCGCCGCCACGGTCATGACCCGCAGTTTCGTCATCGGCGTGCTGGTGCTGCCGGCGATCATCGCCCTGATGACGTTCGTGATGCCGCGCATGATGGACGAGCGAGCGCCGCGCGTCGTCGGTATCGTCGCCGTCAGTGACCCCACGGGCACCATCGCACCGCTCCTGGAACGCGAATTGTCGCCGACCTCGATGGCCCGTCGACGGCTCGATGCGGGTACGCGCATGCGCGAGGAGATCGCGACCCGACTGCCTGAAGGTGCGCAGGCCGTGGGCGGCGCGGCGGCCTCTGCCGCCATGGAGCAGGCGCTCGCGACGGCCATGGGCGAGGCCCCGCGGCTGAGGCTGGTCGTCGCCGGCGAGGATTCGCTCGAGGCCTGGAAGACGCGCCTGGCCGGGCGCACACGCGCCTCCGCCGCCGACACCGGCGCTGCGGTCGCCCTGGTCGTGATCCACGCCACGGCCGTCACGGCAGCGGGCGGGACCTACGGCGCCTACGACCTGTACGTGCCGCCGAAGCTGGACGACCGCCTGCAGGACGAACTGCGCGGCGCACTGGCCCGCACGCTGGTCGAGGCGCGCATCGCGGCCGCCGGCCTGGAACCGGGACTGGTGTCGGCGATGACGGAGGTGTCCGGTGCCAACACCCGCGTGGTGACGCCCGAGGGCGAGCGGAAATCGCACGAGGCGCTGAACCTGCTGGTGCCGGCGGGATTCATGGCGTTGCTGCTGATGTCGGTCATGTCGACGGGCTCGCAGCTGATGACCAACACCGTCGAGGACAAGTCGAGCCGCGTGGTCGAGGTGCTGCTCGCCGCGGCTTCGCCCCTGGAACTGATGACCGGCAAGATCCTCGCCCAGATGGGCGTGGGCCTGGTGATGCTCGGGATCTACGCGGCGATGGGACTGGCCACTCTGGCTTCGTTCGCCGTACTGGACCTCGTCGACCCCCTGCTCCTGGTCTGGCTCGTGGTGTTCTACATCCTCTCCTACGCGATGATGGCCGGCCTGATGGGCGCCATCGGCGCCGCCGTGAACGACGTGAGCGAGGCCGGCACGCTGATGAGCCCGGTGATGATGATGAACATGCTGCCGTGGCTGCTCTGGCTGCCCATCACCCGCCACCCGGACGGCGCGCTGGCGGTGGCGATGAGCTTCCTGCCGCCGGTCAACCTCTACGCGATGCTGCTGCGCATGAGCTCGAGTTCGCCGCCGCCGACCTGGCAGGTGTGGCTGAGCGTGCTTGTCGCCGCCGCCGGCGCCGCCGGTGCGCTGTGGTTCGCGGCCAAGGTGTTCCGCATCGGCCTGCTCATGACGGGCAAGCCGCCCAGCTTCCGCACCCTGGTGCGCTGGGTGCGCATGTCGTAG
- a CDS encoding ATP-binding cassette domain-containing protein produces the protein MNTAVRLSAVTKTFGSTAAVTDLDLDVPTGSLCGFIGPNGAGKTTTIRMIMAIQFPDSGELEVLGCRRALDAKDRLGYLPEDRGLYRKMKVGAFLRFMGHLKSVPSGDLDRRVTHWLERVELAGVADKKCEELSKGMQQKVQFIAAVLNEPQLLILDEPFSGLDPVSTRLLRDLFLEQHARGATILFSTHQMAQAEQLCDRIVMIDRGRKVLDDSLAAIRGQAESRQVECEPLAAEPDLGPVAALACVAAVAHDAAGVRVTLRPEADPAAAVAAVAGALPSRRVELLRPTLEDVFVRIVTRERTSC, from the coding sequence GTGAACACTGCCGTGCGCCTGAGCGCGGTGACCAAGACCTTCGGGTCCACCGCGGCGGTCACCGACCTCGACCTCGACGTGCCCACCGGCTCGCTCTGCGGCTTCATCGGCCCGAACGGGGCCGGCAAGACGACGACGATCCGCATGATCATGGCCATCCAGTTCCCCGACAGCGGCGAACTGGAAGTGCTCGGCTGCCGGCGCGCGCTCGACGCGAAGGACCGCCTCGGTTACCTGCCCGAAGACCGCGGCCTGTACCGCAAGATGAAGGTCGGCGCTTTCCTCCGCTTCATGGGGCACCTCAAGAGCGTGCCCTCGGGCGACCTCGACCGTCGCGTGACGCACTGGCTGGAGCGCGTCGAGCTGGCCGGCGTGGCCGACAAGAAGTGCGAGGAACTCTCGAAGGGCATGCAGCAGAAGGTGCAGTTCATCGCCGCGGTCCTCAACGAACCGCAGTTGCTGATCCTCGACGAACCGTTCAGCGGACTGGACCCGGTCAGCACGCGCCTGCTGCGCGACCTCTTCCTTGAACAGCACGCGCGCGGCGCCACGATCCTGTTCTCGACCCACCAGATGGCGCAGGCCGAGCAGTTGTGCGACCGCATCGTGATGATCGATCGCGGCCGCAAGGTCCTCGACGATTCGCTGGCTGCGATCCGCGGCCAGGCCGAATCCCGCCAGGTCGAATGCGAGCCGCTTGCCGCCGAGCCCGACCTGGGGCCCGTGGCGGCGCTGGCATGCGTGGCCGCCGTTGCGCACGACGCGGCCGGAGTTCGCGTCACGCTGCGTCCCGAGGCCGATCCCGCTGCCGCCGTGGCGGCGGTGGCGGGCGCGCTGCCCAGCCGGCGCGTCGAACTGCTGCGACCGACACTGGAAGACGTGTTCGTCCGCATCGTCACGCGGGAGCGCACCTCATGCTGA
- a CDS encoding S9 family peptidase, which yields MKKLLPCLAAVSLVAAVLAIGGCGKKSPPPATTVAEAPAPLIDRELFFGDPEISGSQLSPDGKWLSFLKPHNGARNIWVKGADEPFTAARPVTADKRPVPGYFWSRDGRYVLYVQDRDGDENFHVWAVDPAGAPQGEANVPQARDLTSAPGVRAQILSMPRSLPDVMMVGLNERDPRFHDIYRVEISTGQRKLVRENKEEVGAWVFDNEGQLRLAWKEKPGGGGDLLRVGLQGLEPIASATFEEDITPLQFHPDGRQCYISTNIGADIDLARLMLLDVETGTWTFVEQDPEGEVDFSGGVFHPQTDELIATSYTGDRDRVYPKTAEAQKLWDALRKAMPEGELAVTGMTDDMSRLLVAVHSDVDPGSVYLYDAKSAAATLVYKARPDLPSGDLAHMRPVTYTARDGMKIHGYLTLPKGLGEKNLPVVMYIHGGPWARDFWGYEPYAQFLANRGYAVMQVNYRASTGYGKRYLNAGNREWGTGAMQHDVTDAVQWLIAQGIADPKRVGIFGGSYGGYATLAGVTYTPDLYACGVPYVGPSNLVTLIESFPEYWKPFLEGSFYLRVGNPSIEAERQDLIDRSPLFQCENIKAPLLVVHGANDPRVKQHESDQIVVALRQKQKPVEYLVAGDEGHGFRAPGNRLALAAAMEKFLARHLGGRAQETMSEETTAALAAITVDVSQVTLDKAPAPAAGATN from the coding sequence ATGAAGAAGCTCCTGCCCTGCCTGGCCGCCGTATCCCTGGTCGCGGCGGTCCTGGCCATCGGCGGTTGCGGCAAGAAGTCGCCGCCGCCGGCCACGACCGTCGCCGAGGCGCCCGCACCCCTGATCGACCGCGAACTGTTCTTCGGCGACCCGGAAATCTCGGGCTCGCAGCTGTCTCCCGACGGCAAGTGGCTGAGCTTCCTCAAGCCGCACAACGGTGCGCGCAACATCTGGGTCAAGGGTGCCGACGAGCCGTTCACGGCCGCCCGCCCGGTAACCGCCGACAAGCGCCCGGTGCCCGGCTACTTCTGGAGCCGCGACGGGCGCTACGTCCTCTACGTCCAGGACCGGGACGGCGACGAGAACTTCCACGTCTGGGCCGTGGACCCGGCCGGCGCCCCGCAGGGCGAGGCCAACGTTCCCCAGGCCCGCGACCTGACATCGGCGCCCGGTGTGCGCGCGCAGATCCTGTCGATGCCGCGCAGCCTGCCGGACGTGATGATGGTCGGCCTGAACGAACGCGACCCGCGCTTCCACGACATCTACCGGGTGGAGATCTCGACCGGGCAGCGGAAGCTCGTGCGCGAGAACAAGGAGGAAGTCGGGGCCTGGGTCTTCGACAACGAGGGCCAGCTGCGCCTGGCCTGGAAGGAGAAGCCCGGCGGCGGCGGCGACCTGCTGCGCGTGGGCCTGCAGGGCCTCGAGCCCATCGCCTCGGCCACGTTCGAGGAGGACATCACGCCGTTGCAGTTCCATCCCGACGGCCGGCAGTGCTACATCTCGACCAACATCGGCGCCGACATCGACCTGGCGCGGCTGATGCTGCTGGACGTCGAGACGGGTACCTGGACCTTTGTCGAGCAGGATCCCGAGGGCGAGGTCGACTTCAGCGGCGGTGTCTTCCACCCGCAGACCGACGAACTGATCGCCACTTCGTACACCGGCGATCGCGACCGCGTGTACCCGAAGACCGCCGAGGCGCAGAAGCTCTGGGACGCGCTGCGCAAGGCGATGCCCGAGGGGGAACTGGCCGTCACCGGCATGACCGACGACATGAGCCGGCTGCTCGTGGCCGTGCACAGCGACGTCGACCCGGGCTCCGTCTACCTGTATGACGCGAAGTCGGCGGCGGCGACTCTCGTCTACAAGGCGCGTCCCGACCTGCCCTCCGGCGACCTCGCGCACATGCGCCCGGTCACCTACACGGCGCGGGACGGCATGAAGATCCACGGCTACCTGACCCTGCCCAAGGGCCTCGGCGAAAAGAACCTGCCGGTGGTCATGTACATCCACGGCGGCCCGTGGGCGCGCGACTTCTGGGGCTACGAGCCGTACGCGCAGTTCCTCGCCAACCGCGGCTATGCGGTCATGCAGGTGAACTACCGCGCCTCGACCGGCTACGGCAAGCGCTACCTGAATGCCGGCAACCGCGAGTGGGGCACGGGCGCCATGCAGCACGACGTCACCGACGCCGTGCAGTGGCTGATCGCGCAGGGCATTGCCGACCCGAAGCGCGTGGGCATCTTCGGCGGCAGCTACGGCGGCTACGCGACCCTGGCCGGCGTGACCTACACGCCCGACCTGTACGCGTGCGGCGTGCCGTACGTGGGACCCTCGAACCTGGTGACCCTCATCGAGAGCTTCCCCGAGTACTGGAAGCCGTTCCTCGAGGGCTCGTTCTACCTCCGCGTGGGCAACCCGTCCATCGAGGCCGAACGCCAGGACCTGATCGACCGTTCGCCGTTGTTCCAGTGCGAGAACATCAAGGCCCCGCTGCTGGTGGTGCACGGCGCCAACGACCCGCGCGTGAAGCAGCACGAGTCCGACCAGATCGTCGTCGCGCTGCGCCAGAAGCAGAAGCCGGTCGAGTACCTGGTGGCCGGTGACGAGGGCCACGGCTTCCGCGCGCCGGGCAATCGGCTGGCTCTGGCCGCCGCCATGGAGAAGTTCCTGGCCAGGCACCTCGGTGGCCGGGCGCAGGAGACCATGAGCGAGGAGACCACCGCCGCGCTGGCGGCCATCACCGTCGACGTCAGCCAGGTGACGCTCGACAAGGCGCCCGCCCCCGCGGCCGGCGCCACCAACTAG